The Mobula hypostoma chromosome 22, sMobHyp1.1, whole genome shotgun sequence genome includes a region encoding these proteins:
- the LOC134360307 gene encoding transmembrane channel-like protein 7 isoform X2, translating to MKFCSGSDMQIIKKKRTCVSEVLSSWEIWKQSQLKSLRRLQEEVRNTISWLELWKRSLKEIEGHFGTGIQSYFTFLRFLVFLNLLAFLLVSGFVLLPSIYITNMDLTQTDTERLKNISLSAPECSRYDQHPKGLVSFYDKILDLFSGTGFMEDSYMFYGHYKFGVYKSLNYNPSLAYLLTMVFYFLFCLCWIVKRTVNRFKQESMHEDNYNSRQSAKIFTLWDFCIKENTTAELKHHCIVNELKIDLAEQTYKRRKAERTTRERAILYFVRFLLNLFIMIVLTGAFYVIYQATKSSQNFQQQESKQGRFAFVTEFFMEYLPSLILTFNNILLPYLFWIIIRYEDYPPNTEINLILIRCIFLRLTNLSMLVFSLWQQVICSGGKSEKDCEACGYNIHYQCWETKIGQEMYKLFLFDFLASVGVIFCLELPRKFLEDHASFQLPKILQRPPFIITENILNIVNGQTIVWIGMFYSPLLPVFNAIKCIITFYMRKHSLYNYCRPARRLFRASSSKIFFQLTLLFGLSLALIPIAVNLFIVRPSKACGPFRYYESVWDIVPEAVARLPRKAQNFFIYIKSEVFLLMLITLLSVVLTTCVELVRANRRTITQLKWHLSLARQDKQYLVKKLSTRSQHQRRVHFQDSSSNSTQESRAEASGGKEESRSEEV from the exons GTCACTTTGGGACTGGCATCCAGTCATACTTCACGTTCCTTCGTTTCTTGGTTTTCCTGAATCTTTTGGCATTTCTTTTGGTCAGTGGTTTTGTGCTCCTGCCTTCTATCTACATAACCAACATGGACCTTACTCAGACAGACACGGAGCGCCTAAAGAACA TTTCTCTTTCAGCACCTGAGTGCTCCAGATATGATCAACATCCAAAGGGCTTAGTTTCTTTTTATGACAAAATCCTGGATCTGTTCTCTGGGACA GGATTCATGGAAGATTCCTATATGTTCTATGGGCATTATAAATTTGGTGTGTACAAGAGCTTGAACTATAACCCTTCTTTGGCTTATCTGCTCACCATGGTCTTCTACTTCCTGTTCTGTCTTTGCTGGATTGTAAAGAG GACAGTGAATAGATTTAAACAAGAGAGTATGCACGAGGATAATTACAATTCCAGACAAAGTGCCAAGATCTTCACTCTCTGGGATTTTTGTATAAAGGAAAACACCACGGCTGAATTGAAGCACCACTGCATTGTGAATGAACTGAAG ATTGACTTAGCAGAGCAAACATACAAGAGGAGAAAAGCAGAACGAACTACAAGGGAGAGAGCAATTCTTTACTTCGTCCGCTTTTTGCTCAATTTGTTTATCATGATTGTTTTGACTGGAGCTTTCTATGTCATTTATCAAGCCACAAAATCGtctcaaaatttccagcagcAG GAGAGTAAACAGGGGAGATTTGCATTTGTCACGGAATTCTTCATGGAATATCTTCCATCCTTAATCCTCACCTTTAACAACATTCTTCTGCCATACTTATTTTGGATAATTATCCGATATGAAGATTATCCACCAAACACTGAAATCAATTTGATATTAATCAG GTGTATATTTTTAAGGCTGACCAACCTGAGCATGTTGGTGTTCTCTCTGTGGCAGCAGGTCATCTGCTCAGGTGGGAAAAGTGAAAAGGATTGTGAAGCCTGTGGTTACAACATACATTACCAG TGTTGGGAGACGAAGATTGGACAAGAAATGTACAAGCTCTTTTTGTTTGATTTTCTAGCCAGTGTTGGTGTCATATTTTGTTTGGAACTTCCAAGAAA ATTTCTGGAAGATCATGCTTCCTTTCAGTTACCCAAGATATTGCAAAGGCCGCCATTCATCATTACGGAAAATATACTAAATATTGTTAATGGACAAACTATCGTCTGGATTGGAATGTTTTATTCTCCATTGCTGCCGGTTTTCAATGCCATCAAATGCATAATCACATTCTACATGAGAAAG CACAGTCTATATAATTACTGCCGTCCTGCCAGAAGGTTGTTTCGAGCATCCAGCTCGAAGATTTTCTTTCAGTTGACGCTACTGTTTGGATTGTCTTTAGCATTGATCCCGATTGCTGTTAATCTATTTAT AGTTCGTCCATCCAAAGCATGTGGTCCATTTCGATACTACGAATCAGTTTGGGATATTGTACCAGAGGCTGTTGCAAGACTTCCACGGAAGGCACAGAACTTTTTTATCTACATTAAGTCCGAAGTCTTCTTGTTGATGTTGATTACTCTTTTAAG TGTGGTACTGACAACATGTGTAGAGTTGGTTCGAGCTAACAGAAGGACTATCACCCAGCTGAaatggcatttaagtctg GCAAGACAAGATAAGCAGTATTTGGTGAAAAAACTATCCACACGTTCTCAGCATCAAAGACGTGTTCATTTTCAAGACAGTTCTTCCAACAGCACTCAAG AGTCGAGGGCTGAAGCAAGCGGAGGCAAGGAAGAGTCGAGGAGCGAGGAAGTGTGA